The DNA window TAATTATTCTTGAAAGTGATTGCAGAGTCTGTTTGACCATACAGAACACgaacaaatattattatacatatatatatatatatatatatatatatatatatatatatatatatatatatgtatatatgtgtatatatatttatacacaaCGCTAACAAGTGGAGGTGATAACGAAGAGTAATCAGGAGaaaatgattttaaaaaGGGCATACCCTTTTGTTGTTGCAATTTTGCTCTTTATATCTTCACTATGTGTTGATGCAGGATGATCCAAGAAGTTACATATAAAACTGCCGAATGAAGATGATGATTATTTAGGAAAATTAATTAAcgtttttaataatatatgtaactaTTCGGTAAATAACAAAGCAAAAATTAcgaaaatattaacaacatCATTACTCTCAGCTTATTCAATCAATTCGTTATACAATTCTGGTGTTACGTTTAAAAAAAGCCCTCATTATTCTCTATATGTTCCATcgaacatttatattaaaaatttaattaaaaaattaaagaaaaattatgaattaaaaacaaatggATTTACagaacataaaatatttgaaaaaaccTTTACATATGACAATATTAACTTAAAAGTTGTAGAAATGTATGTtgtgaataatattataaatttttcaaattttttgcCTGATAAGTTCAGAAAAGAATCATCATataaattcttaaaataCAAAGAATTCGAAAATGtggaaaatttatttaattgtgTTAAGGTATTGATGTATggaaatgaaattttaatattccaaggaaaattgaaaaaacatttttggATACACCTACCtttaaaatatcaaattGTAAAAACAGAGGAGGATACAAATAACTACACATTAACATTTATTCCATTAcagaaatattattctaattacattattgaaataaaaataaaaaaagaaaagagtagtataaaatatgtaacatatattaaatctagagaaaagaaaaacgatACTAATATGTTTCATATGAATATCGTAAAAAGCATTGCAACGTATTTAACATATGATATCTTTGAGGGAATAAACAATAACatccatatattttataaaagaaatctaaaatataataaaatgaattttattagatcaaaaaatttattaagaaaaaaaacgaatTCAAATATGAAACTTGTCTTTCCAATTATGCAAActcataattttaaaattaaacgGTATTAAGCATTATATAATCAAAACTATTTGCTTTGTTTGTATGCCTGTTGCATATAtaatcaaaatattatttgtcAAAAAAAAGCAGCAgtactttcttttttaacataCAATTTGAGAGGACGTCATATTTGGTTAACATCCTCTAATATATGGCTTAATTTTTACCTAAAAATGACAATAAGAGTAAtggtatattttattattcaattTGCTACTACACACTATCGTACTGTTTTGGTGTTATTTTAAACACACATATCTGTATCGTTAAAAACATTTGAGTAACTTCATCATCTTTATAACAAAATGAACCAGCGCGCAAATACATGAACAAGCGAAAGCATGAACGAATGAAGAGTTATTCCAAAATCCTTACTAAAGGGCGGGATAAATCTGATATGTTCATACTAAGATTTGTCATTTGaacctttttatatttttttttttatccccTTGTTAATAagttttattctttttatccCCTTGTTAATAagttttattctttttatttcttgttaaaaaatttttttttttttatttcttgttaataaattttattttttttatttcttgttaataaattttattttttttatttcctgttaataaattttattttttgatttcctgttaataaatttttattttttatttcctgttaataaatttcctgttaataaattttattttttttatttcctgttaataaattttattttttttatttcctgttaaattctatattttttattcacaGTTAAAAacgttcattttttttcacttcatcatattttaattctctctttttcttttttttcgaagATTAATCTTATTAAAGcgttttaaaatttacaaaataattacatcttttatgaaaaaacttTTCGATAcatattacaataaaatataaaagtacatTCTTGATAGGtggtaaaaattaatatataaaattaaaagaggttgtgcaaaaaaataaaaataaaataataaaataataaaataaataaatatacaaaaatataaataaatacacaaatataaaaataaataaatatgtacacacacatatatataaatatatatatatatttatttatatatatatatatacatatatatatacatacacatctATGTTATCAgttttgcatattttaaactttttgCCTTAAGTAAAAGAGATTATTTCTGTAAAGCGTTTTTCAAGTTTTCGTTGGCGAAATTCCAATTAACTAAATTCCACCATGCCTTAACATAGGCAGCCCTATCGTTTCTATAGTCAATATAGTAAGCATGCTCCCAAATATCACATGTTAGTATAGGAATTCCAGTATTATCTTTTATTGGATTTCCCGCATCATGCGTTTGTAATATtactaatttattattattatttaaagcTAGCCAACCCCAACCTGACCCAAAATGaccacataatatatttgaaaattcatctttgaaattattaaaagatcCAAAATCTTCCtgaattttttctttaatttctCCATGAGGTTCTCCGCCACAGTTTGGTCCCATGGAATCCCAATAAAAACTATGATTCCATATTTGAGCAGCGTTGTTAAAAATTGCACCTGTCGATTCTTTTAGTATTTCAATTAATGATTTACTAGCATATGGGGTATCTTTAATTAAtccatttaatttatttacatatccCATATGATGCTTGTTGTAATGAAAATTCAACGTCTCCTCACTTATATGGGGTGATAATGCATTAaatgcatattttaattttggtAGTGAAATAACCATTGCGTATTATTttgcttctttatttttatattattaactgGGAGGCTCTTCCGTTGTTAATGCTCACATAAAGAGgttcttcaaaaaaaatatttttatttttattacacctaaaaatatgttcttgacggaaaaaaatatttctcaCATTTAAAGAATACATAAATagaaacaaatatatatatatatatatatatatatatacatacacatatatacacatatacatacatacacatatatatacatatatacataaatacatatatacatacttatatatatacacatatacatatatatacatacatatatatatacacatatacatatatatacatacatatatatatacacatatatacatacatatatatatacacatatacatatatatacatatatatacatacatatatatatacataagcttcccctttttttttgcttttttcttACTTTAGAAGCTTAAAACTGATACAGAAATTTTGTGAACGGTTAAATAATcaactataatttttaagttaTTGAAAAAAGGCAAGTGGATTacacaaaatttttttaatttttataagaaagtgcaaaaaaaaaaaaaaatataaataaatatacttgAAATTTGcagattaatttttttttatttcttatttcttttatttatgtaatttattttagtttatttaatttatcttttttttttttttttttttgaagggGTTCAAAAGCAGTTGAGTTCAAATGCAAGTAATAACTTCTCATAAAAAtcaaatatttacatgtttacaaaaaaaaaaaaaaaaaaaaataagcatgTGAAATGTATATCAAATTACACATATtctcatgtatatattttaacatatatatgtatatgcatttatcgcacatatatgtgttttaCTACTAAAACGTtacattttatatctttGCACTTTACGAAAACTTGAATAAATTGAAGCACAaactcttttttaaaaaacccACGAATTTATAAAGTTGCATACATAGTTATTAAAGTTATTGTTTTgaactttttataatatgttacGCAAAAAATGCAATTTAAGGGAATTATATAAGagaacatattttatttttttataaaaaacattactTTGAAGTGTTATTctattacttttaatttgttGGAGC is part of the Plasmodium malariae genome assembly, chromosome: 14 genome and encodes:
- the FeSOD gene encoding superoxide dismutase [Fe], putative, which codes for MVISLPKLKYAFNALSPHISEETLNFHYNKHHMGYVNKLNGLIKDTPYASKSLIEILKESTGAIFNNAAQIWNHSFYWDSMGPNCGGEPHGEIKEKIQEDFGSFNNFKDEFSNILCGHFGSGWGWLALNNNNKLVILQTHDAGNPIKDNTGIPILTCDIWEHAYYIDYRNDRAAYVKAWWNLVNWNFANENLKNALQK